Proteins encoded in a region of the Geobacillus genomosp. 3 genome:
- a CDS encoding YhcN/YlaJ family sporulation lipoprotein → MAMKQWWLAAMAAFVVVSGCAREETEQKQSLQGADLMRAQTSGTAQGARLDQGPAERAAAYLRGREDIRDVVAVNSGDRLLVAYQIPHMQRWNRKNIEKDVEDRLRQMFPGYKVISSSDLKIFWKTQQLKTKMVNKRWDGREVNREIGRIEKLSKEQT, encoded by the coding sequence TCGTGGTAGTCAGCGGCTGCGCGAGAGAGGAAACTGAACAAAAACAATCGCTGCAAGGAGCGGATTTGATGCGGGCCCAAACATCCGGGACGGCACAAGGAGCCAGGCTTGATCAAGGGCCGGCCGAGCGGGCTGCCGCTTATTTGCGCGGACGCGAGGACATCCGGGATGTCGTGGCGGTCAACAGCGGGGACCGGCTGCTTGTTGCGTATCAAATTCCCCATATGCAGCGATGGAACCGAAAGAACATCGAAAAAGACGTTGAAGACCGATTGCGTCAGATGTTTCCCGGCTATAAGGTGATCTCCTCAAGCGACTTGAAAATCTTTTGGAAAACGCAGCAATTAAAAACAAAGATGGTCAACAAACGCTGGGATGGGAGAGAGGTCAACCGGGAAATCGGACGCATTGAAAAGTTGAGCAAAGAGCAGACATAA
- the spoVAC gene encoding stage V sporulation protein AC — MANEKRKKLTPVQQEYHLFEKKRETKRPIVRNCACAFLVGGIICVIGQAISYFYMYFFDFTEQTVGNPTVATMVFISMILTGLGVYDRIAQFAGAGSAVPVTGFGNAVISAAIEHRTEGFVLGVGSNMFKLAGSVILFGTFAAFVVALIKTIAIQWGGL, encoded by the coding sequence ATGGCGAATGAAAAGCGGAAAAAGTTAACTCCGGTTCAACAGGAGTACCACTTATTTGAAAAGAAACGGGAAACGAAGCGCCCGATCGTCCGCAACTGTGCCTGCGCGTTTCTTGTCGGCGGAATCATTTGTGTAATTGGGCAGGCGATCTCGTATTTTTACATGTACTTTTTCGATTTCACGGAGCAAACGGTGGGCAATCCGACAGTGGCGACGATGGTGTTCATCTCGATGATTTTGACCGGCCTCGGCGTCTATGATCGGATCGCCCAATTCGCCGGGGCGGGAAGCGCTGTGCCGGTAACCGGGTTTGGAAACGCCGTCATTTCCGCCGCCATTGAGCACCGGACAGAAGGATTTGTGCTCGGCGTCGGGTCGAACATGTTTAAGCTCGCCGGCTCCGTCATTTTGTTCGGCACATTTGCCGCGTTTGTCGTCGCCCTCATTAAAACGATCGCCATACAATGGGGGGGATTGTAA